From Deltaproteobacteria bacterium, one genomic window encodes:
- a CDS encoding phosphomannomutase, with translation MARSGVTFGTSGARGLADHMTDRVCYAYTAAFVQYLEEQKELDAPGVIAVGGDLRASTDRIMKAAGRAVSDRGHEPCFCGRLPSPALAHYGLVKKIPTIMVTGSHIPEDRNGIKYTKKGGEILKQDEAGIRQQEIALPPGLFDNRGMFTSKQAEFVPDPEAMDLYVDRYLRFFHYDALHGKRIGVYQHSAVGRDLMVTILSGLGAEIIPLGLSEIFVPVDTEAIRPEDVAAARQWSKDYGFDAIVSTDGDSDRPLISDEHGKWLRGDVAGILCAAFFKADAVATPISCNSAVEKCGRFRKVYRTRIGSPYVIEGMAQALQDGFQRVVGYEANGGFLLASDMEYGGRTLTALPTRDAVILHIAILLLSIQEQETLSQLVLKLPQRFTYSNRLKDFPTEKSRARLSELYTGDEVEDRATLEAVFSEYFGAVASIDTTDGLRITFENQEIVHLRPSGNAPEFRCYTEADTEARAVEMNRTCMEIMAGWR, from the coding sequence ATGGCCCGGAGCGGGGTGACATTCGGGACCAGCGGGGCCCGCGGTCTGGCGGACCATATGACCGACCGGGTGTGCTATGCCTACACCGCAGCCTTTGTCCAGTATTTGGAGGAGCAGAAGGAACTGGATGCCCCGGGGGTCATTGCAGTGGGCGGTGACCTTCGTGCCAGTACCGATCGGATCATGAAGGCCGCAGGGAGGGCCGTTTCAGACAGAGGCCATGAGCCCTGTTTTTGCGGCAGGCTCCCGTCGCCCGCACTGGCCCATTACGGCCTGGTGAAAAAAATCCCCACGATTATGGTGACAGGGAGTCACATCCCGGAAGATCGAAACGGCATCAAATATACCAAGAAGGGAGGGGAGATCCTCAAACAGGATGAAGCCGGTATCCGGCAACAGGAGATCGCCCTCCCCCCGGGACTTTTTGACAACAGGGGGATGTTCACCTCAAAGCAGGCAGAGTTTGTCCCTGATCCGGAGGCCATGGATCTTTATGTGGACCGGTATCTCCGATTCTTTCATTATGACGCCCTGCATGGAAAACGGATCGGTGTGTATCAACACTCTGCGGTGGGCCGAGATCTGATGGTTACCATCCTTTCCGGCCTGGGCGCGGAGATTATTCCCCTGGGACTTTCCGAAATATTCGTTCCGGTGGACACCGAGGCGATCCGGCCCGAGGATGTCGCTGCTGCCAGGCAGTGGTCAAAGGATTACGGATTTGACGCCATCGTCTCGACGGACGGCGACAGTGACAGGCCCCTGATCAGCGATGAACATGGGAAGTGGCTGCGGGGAGACGTGGCCGGTATCCTCTGCGCGGCCTTTTTCAAGGCCGATGCAGTGGCAACCCCGATATCGTGCAATTCCGCCGTGGAAAAGTGCGGACGCTTCCGCAAGGTTTACCGCACCCGGATCGGCTCGCCCTATGTGATCGAAGGGATGGCGCAGGCGCTTCAAGACGGGTTTCAACGGGTGGTGGGATATGAGGCCAACGGCGGCTTTCTGCTGGCCTCCGACATGGAATACGGAGGCCGGACACTGACCGCGCTCCCCACCCGGGATGCGGTGATCCTCCATATCGCCATCCTTCTTCTCTCCATTCAGGAACAAGAGACCCTCAGCCAACTGGTCTTAAAACTGCCCCAGCGGTTCACCTACAGCAACCGTCTGAAGGATTTCCCAACGGAAAAGAGCAGGGCCAGGCTCAGTGAACTTTATACCGGAGACGAGGTCGAAGACAGGGCAACCCTTGAGGCTGTTTTCAGCGAGTATTTCGGGGCCGTCGCCTCGATCGATACCACAGACGGACTGCGCATCACCTTTGAAAACCAAGAGATCGTCCACTTACGGCCTTCGGGCAACGCCCCTGAGTTCCGGTGCTACACTGAAGCCGACACCGAAGCCCGGGCCGTGGAAATGAACCGGACCTGCATGGAGATCATGGCCGGCTGGCGGTAG